From Musa acuminata AAA Group cultivar baxijiao chromosome BXJ3-8, Cavendish_Baxijiao_AAA, whole genome shotgun sequence, one genomic window encodes:
- the LOC103994884 gene encoding transcription factor ILI3, whose product MSSRGSSSRITDEEINELVSKLQSLLPESRRRNIGRASASKLLKETCSYIKSLHRDVDDLSDRLSALMATMDANSPQADIIRSLLRS is encoded by the exons ATGTCGAGCAGAGGTAGTAGCAGCAGGATCACAGACGAGGAGATCAACGAGCTCGTCTCCAAGCTCCAGTCCCTTCTGCCTGAGTCCCGCCGCAGGAACATAGGCAGG GCATCTGCGTCGAAGCTGCTCAAGGAGACATGCAGCTACATCAAGAGCTTGCACCGCGATGTGGACGACCTGAGCGACCGTCTCTCCGCCCTAATGGCCACAATGGACGCCAACAGCCCTCAGGCCGATATCATCAGGAGCCTCCTCAGGTCCTAG